From Ramlibacter tataouinensis, the proteins below share one genomic window:
- a CDS encoding MaoC family dehydratase, protein MSEFKYYWEDLQLGSVRDLGQVTMSATEIKAFAAQFDPQPFHLDEEAGRKSIFGSLCASGWHTCSLAMRLTVDNFLKDAASMGSPGLESLRWLKPVFPGDTLSLKHRILESRALRKRTDIGMVRSSWDMYNQRGEMVMQMEGYGMFRRRHPATLEEIERLEAGAPRS, encoded by the coding sequence ATGAGTGAATTCAAGTACTACTGGGAAGACCTGCAACTGGGGTCGGTGCGCGACCTGGGGCAGGTCACCATGTCCGCGACGGAGATCAAGGCCTTCGCGGCCCAGTTCGATCCGCAGCCGTTCCACTTGGACGAAGAGGCGGGACGCAAATCCATCTTCGGCAGCCTGTGCGCCAGCGGCTGGCACACCTGTTCGCTGGCCATGCGCCTGACCGTCGACAACTTCCTGAAGGACGCCGCCAGCATGGGCTCGCCCGGCCTGGAGAGCCTGCGCTGGCTCAAGCCGGTGTTCCCGGGCGACACCCTGAGCCTCAAGCACCGGATCCTGGAGTCGCGGGCGCTGCGCAAGCGCACCGACATCGGCATGGTCCGCTCGTCGTGGGACATGTACAACCAGCGCGGCGAAATGGTGATGCAGATGGAAGGCTACGGCATGTTCCGCCGCCGCCATCCCGCCACCCTCGAGGAAATCGAGCGGCTCGAGGCCGGCGCGCCCAGGTCCTAG
- a CDS encoding Crp/Fnr family transcriptional regulator — protein MDTKAVEQQLRERGLEILGPCVSLSQEGELLAVSPLLADFTPAEADLLGASMLRVSAQPGQLLIAEGEASDWMMLLLSGTVDVGKRKGGTGSDGQEASEVTRLAVIKEGAVIGEMSMLDGEPRYASCRALGPVQAAVLTRAAVGRLIAAHPAVGAKLLVKLTQLLAQRLRNTSNQLIKVLQALGQAAAGGPGPGA, from the coding sequence ATGGACACGAAGGCCGTCGAACAGCAGTTGCGCGAGCGCGGGCTGGAGATCCTCGGCCCCTGCGTGAGCCTGTCGCAGGAAGGCGAGCTGCTGGCGGTCTCGCCCTTGCTGGCGGACTTCACGCCGGCCGAAGCTGACCTGCTGGGCGCGAGCATGCTGCGCGTGAGCGCGCAGCCCGGGCAGTTGCTGATCGCCGAGGGCGAGGCGAGCGACTGGATGATGCTGCTGCTGTCAGGCACCGTGGATGTGGGCAAGCGCAAGGGCGGCACCGGCAGCGACGGCCAGGAAGCGAGCGAGGTGACGCGCCTGGCGGTGATCAAGGAAGGCGCGGTGATCGGCGAGATGTCGATGCTCGACGGCGAACCGCGTTACGCGAGCTGCCGGGCGCTCGGCCCGGTGCAAGCGGCGGTGCTCACGCGCGCGGCGGTCGGCCGCCTGATCGCCGCCCATCCGGCGGTGGGCGCGAAGCTGCTGGTCAAGCTGACGCAGTTGCTGGCGCAGCGGCTGCGCAACACCAGCAACCAGCTGATCAAGGTGCTGCAGGCCCTGGGCCAGGCGGCCGCCGGAGGCCCCGGTCCCGGGGCCTGA
- a CDS encoding ABC-type transport auxiliary lipoprotein family protein: MNKTKKTAFLPGLLLAAAVALAGCATPERPQRATLYDFGPGPVAPAAAATQPAQPTIVLADLEASINLDSSALLYRLAYADAHQLHPYALSRWSAPPLVLIRQRLREQLARDRAVLDPGEAAALARGGTMPRVLRIDVEEFCHQFDSPSQSSGVLRLRASLFEATLAGERLLAQRSFAARQPARTGDASGGVRALAAATDATGEELRQWLAATR; this comes from the coding sequence ATGAACAAGACCAAAAAGACCGCATTCCTGCCGGGCCTGCTGCTGGCCGCCGCCGTGGCGCTGGCGGGCTGCGCCACGCCCGAGCGGCCGCAGCGCGCCACGCTCTACGACTTCGGCCCGGGGCCGGTCGCGCCGGCGGCCGCGGCGACCCAGCCGGCGCAGCCGACGATCGTGCTGGCCGATCTCGAGGCGTCGATCAACCTGGACAGCTCGGCCCTGCTGTACCGCCTCGCCTACGCCGACGCGCACCAGCTGCATCCCTATGCCCTGTCGCGCTGGAGCGCGCCGCCGCTGGTGCTGATCCGGCAGCGCCTGCGCGAGCAGTTGGCACGCGACCGCGCGGTGCTCGATCCGGGCGAAGCTGCGGCCCTGGCCCGTGGCGGCACCATGCCGCGCGTGCTGCGCATCGACGTGGAGGAGTTCTGCCATCAGTTCGACTCGCCGTCGCAGAGTTCGGGCGTGCTGCGCTTGCGCGCCTCGCTGTTCGAGGCCACTCTGGCGGGCGAGCGCCTGCTGGCGCAGCGCAGTTTCGCCGCGCGCCAGCCGGCGCGCACCGGGGACGCGTCCGGCGGCGTGCGGGCGCTGGCCGCCGCCACCGATGCCACCGGCGAGGAGCTGCGCCAGTGGCTGGCAGCCACGCGCTAG